The following coding sequences are from one Macaca nemestrina isolate mMacNem1 chromosome 1, mMacNem.hap1, whole genome shotgun sequence window:
- the LOC105497974 gene encoding SH2 domain-containing adapter protein E isoform X2: MQWPPTPGASACLGWASSLASSTAATLLGRAGPGPLMAAKWFKEFPLNLKTVSERAKPGGGGGKLRKNSEVGGAGPGPGKGRKNSAAELGSGRAGVGPKDSRLSRDSLQGLIQAAAGKGRKNSRATEEEPHRGATKSSGCSTYINRLIKVDTQEKNGKSNYPSSSSSSSSSSSSASSSPSSLGPELDKSKIIKQQDTVIILEDYADPYDAKRTKGQRDAERVGENDGYMEPYDAQQMITEIRRRGSKDPLVKALQLLDSPCEPAEGGLKSETLAKRRSSKDLLGKPPQLYDTPYEPAEGGPRAEGKARPPDSRLPENDERPAAEYEQPWEWKKEQIVRALSVQFEGAERPSVREETVRQHHRQKSWTQKILKPALSDHSEGEKVDPGLPLEKQPWYHGAISRAEAESRLQPCKEAGYLVRNSESGNSRYSIALKNHHLLSQVLLERAP; the protein is encoded by the exons ATGCAGTGGCCCCCGACCCCTGGCGCCTCTGCGTGTCTGGGCTGGGCCTCCTCGCTCGCCTCCTCCACGGCCGCGACGCTCCTAGGCCGAGCCGGCCCGGGCCCCCTCATGGCGGCCAAGTGGTTCAAGGAGTTCCCCCTGAACCTGAAGACCGTGTCGGAGCGGGCCAAGCCCGGGGGCGGCGGCGGCAAACTGCGCAAGAACTCGGAGGTGGGCGGCGCTGGGCCGGGTCCTGGCAAGGGCCGCAAGAACTCGGCGGCCGAGCTGGGGAGCGGCAGGGCCGGCGTCGGCCCCAAGGACAGCCGGCTGTCCCGCGACAGCCTGCAGGGTCTGATTCAGGCCGCCGCGGGCAAGGGCCGCAAAAACTCCCGGGCCACAGAGGAGGAGCCCCACCGGGGTGCGACCAAGAGCTCTGGCTGCAGCACCTACATCAACAGGCTCATCAAGGTGGACACTCAGGAGAAGAACGGGAAGAGCAACTATCCCAGTAGCAgtagctccagctccagctcctcttcctccgcgtcctcttccccttcctccctgggGCCAGAGCTGGACAAGAGCAAGATTATTAAGCAGCAAGACACG GTCATCATTTTAGAAGACTATGCTGACCCTTATGACGCCAAACGGACGAAGGGTCAAAGGGATGCAGAGAGAGTTGGAGAGAACGACGGTTACATGGAACCATATGATGCACAACAAATGATAACAG AAATTAGACGACGGGGTTCCAAAGATCCCCTGGTGAAGGCTCTCCAGCTGCTTGACAGTCCCTGTGAACCTGCAGAGGGTGGCCTGAAGTCAGAGACCTTGGCCAAAAGACGGAGTTCCAAGGACCTCCTGGGGAAGCCGCCACAGCTGTACGACACTCCCTACGAGCCTGCAGAAGgggggcccagggcagagggGAAGGCACGGCCCCCTGACAGCCGGCTGCCCGAGAATGACGAGCGGCCCGCGGCTGAGTATGAGCAGCCGTGGGAGTGGAAGAAGGAGCAGATCGTGCGGGCTCTGTCAG TCCAGTTTGAAGGAGCTGAGCGACCTTCCGTCAGGGAGGAGACAGTGAGGCAGCACCACCGGCAGAAGAGCTGGACCCAGAAGATCCTGAAGCCAGCCCTCTCGGACCACAGTGAGGGGGAGAAAGTGGACCCGGGCCTGCCCCTGGAGAAGCAGCC CTGGTATCATGGTGCCATCAGCCGTGCTGAGGCTGAGAGTCGACTACAGCCCTGCAAAGAAGCTGGTTACCTGGTTCGAAATAGTGAATCAGGGAACAGCAGGTACTCCATTGCCCTAAA
- the LOC105497974 gene encoding SH2 domain-containing adapter protein E isoform X1: MQWPPTPGASACLGWASSLASSTAATLLGRAGPGPLMAAKWFKEFPLNLKTVSERAKPGGGGGKLRKNSEVGGAGPGPGKGRKNSAAELGSGRAGVGPKDSRLSRDSLQGLIQAAAGKGRKNSRATEEEPHRGATKSSGCSTYINRLIKVDTQEKNGKSNYPSSSSSSSSSSSSASSSPSSLGPELDKSKIIKQQDTVIILEDYADPYDAKRTKGQRDAERVGENDGYMEPYDAQQMITEIRRRGSKDPLVKALQLLDSPCEPAEGGLKSETLAKRRSSKDLLGKPPQLYDTPYEPAEGGPRAEGKARPPDSRLPENDERPAAEYEQPWEWKKEQIVRALSVQFEGAERPSVREETVRQHHRQKSWTQKILKPALSDHSEGEKVDPGLPLEKQPWYHGAISRAEAESRLQPCKEAGYLVRNSESGNSRYSIALKTSQGCVHIIVAQTKDNKYTLNQTSAVFDSIPEVVHYYSNEKLPFKGAEHMTLLYPVHSKLH; encoded by the exons ATGCAGTGGCCCCCGACCCCTGGCGCCTCTGCGTGTCTGGGCTGGGCCTCCTCGCTCGCCTCCTCCACGGCCGCGACGCTCCTAGGCCGAGCCGGCCCGGGCCCCCTCATGGCGGCCAAGTGGTTCAAGGAGTTCCCCCTGAACCTGAAGACCGTGTCGGAGCGGGCCAAGCCCGGGGGCGGCGGCGGCAAACTGCGCAAGAACTCGGAGGTGGGCGGCGCTGGGCCGGGTCCTGGCAAGGGCCGCAAGAACTCGGCGGCCGAGCTGGGGAGCGGCAGGGCCGGCGTCGGCCCCAAGGACAGCCGGCTGTCCCGCGACAGCCTGCAGGGTCTGATTCAGGCCGCCGCGGGCAAGGGCCGCAAAAACTCCCGGGCCACAGAGGAGGAGCCCCACCGGGGTGCGACCAAGAGCTCTGGCTGCAGCACCTACATCAACAGGCTCATCAAGGTGGACACTCAGGAGAAGAACGGGAAGAGCAACTATCCCAGTAGCAgtagctccagctccagctcctcttcctccgcgtcctcttccccttcctccctgggGCCAGAGCTGGACAAGAGCAAGATTATTAAGCAGCAAGACACG GTCATCATTTTAGAAGACTATGCTGACCCTTATGACGCCAAACGGACGAAGGGTCAAAGGGATGCAGAGAGAGTTGGAGAGAACGACGGTTACATGGAACCATATGATGCACAACAAATGATAACAG AAATTAGACGACGGGGTTCCAAAGATCCCCTGGTGAAGGCTCTCCAGCTGCTTGACAGTCCCTGTGAACCTGCAGAGGGTGGCCTGAAGTCAGAGACCTTGGCCAAAAGACGGAGTTCCAAGGACCTCCTGGGGAAGCCGCCACAGCTGTACGACACTCCCTACGAGCCTGCAGAAGgggggcccagggcagagggGAAGGCACGGCCCCCTGACAGCCGGCTGCCCGAGAATGACGAGCGGCCCGCGGCTGAGTATGAGCAGCCGTGGGAGTGGAAGAAGGAGCAGATCGTGCGGGCTCTGTCAG TCCAGTTTGAAGGAGCTGAGCGACCTTCCGTCAGGGAGGAGACAGTGAGGCAGCACCACCGGCAGAAGAGCTGGACCCAGAAGATCCTGAAGCCAGCCCTCTCGGACCACAGTGAGGGGGAGAAAGTGGACCCGGGCCTGCCCCTGGAGAAGCAGCC CTGGTATCATGGTGCCATCAGCCGTGCTGAGGCTGAGAGTCGACTACAGCCCTGCAAAGAAGCTGGTTACCTGGTTCGAAATAGTGAATCAGGGAACAGCAGGTACTCCATTGCCCTAAA GACTAGTCAAGGATGTGTCCACATCATAGTGGCTCAGACCAAAGACAACAAATACACACTGAATCAGACAAGCGCTGTGTTTGACAGCATCCCTGAAGTGGTACACTATTATTCCAATGAAAAGTTGCCTTTCAAAGGGGCAGAACACATGACTTTACTCTACCCCGTGCACAGCAAGCTTCACTAA